The genomic window TCGACGGAGCCCACCGCGCGCACCTTGCCCTGGTACAGCATCGCGATGCGGTCACCCACCCTGAAGGCCGAGCGCATGTCGTGCGTGATCACGATGCTGGTGACGCCCAGCGCCTCGCGGGTGCGCACCATCAGCTCGTCGATCACGGCCGACGTCACGGGATCGAGCCCCGTCGTCGGCTCGTCGTAGAGCATGTACTTGGGCCGGAGCGCGATGGCTCGGGCCAGCCCGACCCGCTTGCGCATCCCACCGGAGAGCTCGGCCGGCATCCGCTGCTCTGCGTCGGGGAGGTCCACGAGGGCGAGGGCCTCGGTTACGCGCGCGGTGATGTCGTCCTCGGTGAGGTCCCTCCGGCGCCGCAAGCCGAAGGCCACGTTGTCGTGGATCGTCATCGAATCGAAGAGCGCCGCGAACTGGAAGACGAAGCCGATCCGCGCGCGCAGCGCGGTGAGGCGGGCGCGGTCGAGCTCCGATACGACATCGCCGTCCACGGACACGCAGCCGGCGTCCGGCTCGAGCAAGCCCACGGCGTGCTTGATCGCCACGCTCTTGCCGGTACCCGAGTAGCCGATGACGACCATCGTCTCGCCGTCGTTCACGGTGAGCGAGAAGCCGGCCAGCACCCGCTTCGGGCCGAACGCCTTGTGGAGGTCGCGGAACTCGATCATGGGTGGCGCAGGAGGGTGACCGCCCAGTAGGCGTCGAGCACCAGGATCATCGCGGCGCTGTAGACGACGGTGCGCGTCGTCGCCTTGCCTACGCCCTCGGCGCCGCCACGGGTGGACAGGCCGAGATAGCAGCCGATGAGGGTGATGACGAAGCCGAACGACGCCGACTTGATCAGGCCGTACTGGATGTCGAACACCTCGAAGTAGGCCGTCAGGCCGCGGTAGAACTCCGCGCTGGTCACGGGGAGCAGCGTGGTGGCGGCCAGCCACCCGGTGAACAGCCCCATGCCCATCGCGAACGCGACCACGACCGGGAACATGAGAGTGCCGGCCAGCACGCGCGGGACCACGAGGTAGGCGAACGGATCGTAGGCCAGCGTCTCGAGCGCGTCCACCTGCTCGGTGACTTTCATGGTGCCGAGTTCCGCGGCCATGGTGGCGCCCACGCGCCCGGCGAGGGCAAGCGCGGTGAGCACCGGGCCGAGCTCCATGATCAGGGTCTTGCCGACCAGCGTCCCCACGAGGTAGAGGGGCACTGTACCGGTGAAGACGTAGGAGGAGAGGAGCGCGAGGACGATCCCCGTGAAGGCCGCGATGAACAAGGAGATGGGCAGGGAGTCCACGCCGATGCGGCGCATCTGGTAGGCGAGGACGCGCCCCCAAGTGCGGGCATCGGGGAGGGCGCGGGCCGAGTCGGCCAGGAAATGACCTAACCGCCCGAAGCCCGCGACCGCTCCGACCGCCTGCCTGCCGATAACCGCCAGCACGGGGCGAAGATACGGCGGAACGGCGGAAGGGCGGAAGGGCGGAACGGAAAACGGCGGTACCGCGGGCCGCACTTTCCGCCGTACCGCCGTTCCGCCGTCGCGGAAGTTTATGCCGCGAAGCTCGCCAGCGCTTTGCCGACGGTGCCCTCGCGGAGCCGCTTGAGGGCCCGGTCCCGAAGCTGGCGGATGCGCTCGCGGGTGACACCGAGCATCCCGCCGATCTCTTCCAGCGTGTGCTCGCGCCCGCCGTCGAGGCCGAAGTACAGGCGCAGCACCTTGGCGTCCCGCGGGGGGAGGGTGGCCAGCGCATTCTCGATCTCCTGGGCCAGGAAGCGATCCATCGCCTGGTCCTCGGTGCTCGGCCCTTCATCGGAGACGAAGCGCTCGATGAGCGAGCGATCGCCGTCGGGGTCCAAGGGCGCGTCGAGACGGACCTCGCCGCTGTTGAGCGCGGCGAGCGACTGCACCACCTCCAGCGAGAGACCGGTGGCCTTGGAGACCTCCTCCGGCGTGGGCTCCCGCCTCAGGGACTGCCTGAGCGCCTCCGCCGTCCGGACGATCTTGGAGAGGTCCGCGGTGCGGTTGAGCGGCACTCGGACCGTGCGGCCCTGACGCGCGAGGGAGGCCAGGATGGCCTGGCGGATCCACCAGACCGCGTACGAGATGAACTTCACGCCCTGGTCGGGATCGAATTTCCGCGCGGCGGTCATGAGGCCGACGTTCCCCTCCCCGATCAGGTCGGTGAGCGGAAGGCCGCGGTTCTGGTATTTCTTGGCCACCGAGATGACGAACCGGAGGTTGCGGCGCACCAGCTCCTGCATGGCGTCGTGGTCGCCGGCGCGCACCTTCTTGGCCAGCTCGATCTCCTCGTGGGGCTTGAGGAGGGGGGTGACGGAGACCTCGTAGAGATACTGGTCGAGGATATCCCGATCCGCCTCACCGGGCCCGAGCGGGAGCAGAGGCTTGCTCGGGCGACGGCGCTTCCGGACCGCGGTCTGCTGTTTCATCTCTTTCCTTTATAGGCAGGGCGCCGGTCCCCCGGGCGCCGGTTGGGCAAGCCGATTTGCCGCGTGATACCCATCACGCGCCCCGATGTTTCCGAGTCAGTCGTTGACTCTCTGGGGCCACCAAAATACGTTTCCGGGCTCCCAGCGGAAGACCCCCCCTGCTCGGGGCTCTGCGGGGAGCCGTGGGGGCGTAGCTCAGTTGGGAGAGCGCTTGAATGGCATTCAAGAGGTCAGGGGTTCGATCCCCCTCGCCTCCACCACGCGGGAATAGCTCAGTTGGTAGAGCACAACCTTGCCAAGGTTGGGGTCGCGGGTTCGAGTCCCGTTTCCCGCTCTGGTAGACCGCGGGCGGTTAGCTCAGTTGGTTAGAGCGCTACGTTGACATCGTAGAGGTCACAAGTTCGAATCTTGTACCGCCCATCGCGCCCATAGCTCAACTGGATAGAGCGTCTGACTACGGATCAGAAGGTTGGGGGTTCGACTCCTCCTGGGCGCATACTGAACACTCGGTTGGGGATTCGAGGGTGGGAGGAACGAAGGCGGCGGTAGAGTTGCAGAGTTGCAGCGGGGTGAAGGGACAAGGGGTCAGGGGCATCGGCGCCCGACCTGACTACTGTCTCCTGTCAGCCGCTGCAACTCTGCAACCCTGCAACCCTGCAACTCCAGTAGTATCGGGGCGTAGCGCAGTCCGGTTAGCGCGCCTGGTTCGGGACCAGGAGGTCGGAGGTTCAAATCCTCTCGCCCCGACTAGTGTTTAGGCGGCAGGCGGTAGGGCCGCTTCCGCCTATCTCCTACCGTCGACCGCCTGCCCGTGATTCA from Gemmatimonadales bacterium includes these protein-coding regions:
- a CDS encoding ABC transporter ATP-binding protein; translation: MIEFRDLHKAFGPKRVLAGFSLTVNDGETMVVIGYSGTGKSVAIKHAVGLLEPDAGCVSVDGDVVSELDRARLTALRARIGFVFQFAALFDSMTIHDNVAFGLRRRRDLTEDDITARVTEALALVDLPDAEQRMPAELSGGMRKRVGLARAIALRPKYMLYDEPTTGLDPVTSAVIDELMVRTREALGVTSIVITHDMRSAFRVGDRIAMLYQGKVRAVGSVEEIRASGDPVVRGFIEGRADARFAEASEPLSQQQEVAVEESQG
- a CDS encoding ABC transporter permease, giving the protein MLAVIGRQAVGAVAGFGRLGHFLADSARALPDARTWGRVLAYQMRRIGVDSLPISLFIAAFTGIVLALLSSYVFTGTVPLYLVGTLVGKTLIMELGPVLTALALAGRVGATMAAELGTMKVTEQVDALETLAYDPFAYLVVPRVLAGTLMFPVVVAFAMGMGLFTGWLAATTLLPVTSAEFYRGLTAYFEVFDIQYGLIKSASFGFVITLIGCYLGLSTRGGAEGVGKATTRTVVYSAAMILVLDAYWAVTLLRHP
- a CDS encoding RNA polymerase sigma factor RpoD/SigA, with product MKQQTAVRKRRRPSKPLLPLGPGEADRDILDQYLYEVSVTPLLKPHEEIELAKKVRAGDHDAMQELVRRNLRFVISVAKKYQNRGLPLTDLIGEGNVGLMTAARKFDPDQGVKFISYAVWWIRQAILASLARQGRTVRVPLNRTADLSKIVRTAEALRQSLRREPTPEEVSKATGLSLEVVQSLAALNSGEVRLDAPLDPDGDRSLIERFVSDEGPSTEDQAMDRFLAQEIENALATLPPRDAKVLRLYFGLDGGREHTLEEIGGMLGVTRERIRQLRDRALKRLREGTVGKALASFAA